In a genomic window of Aerosakkonema funiforme FACHB-1375:
- a CDS encoding sigma-70 family RNA polymerase sigma factor has product MKVRQDIVQKFSTFLKLGNRERYRQFFWQTDPELERNIKNLEQSDPNAKAEFWARRFLQEMQKTYPAKPHSDSTKVPNQILPNSLPGRHLSAYLQDVCFWAAQKLCQRLQFIKHKYPLEECFQIACSVGYQPEKVFRNFKFDHPSANTEVFAKAVIFRIINNQVYESDLEAKRGKYSNYGLLKDLTKKELTEALAAQRNQQLNIELHCLAWKCFDEIYQPNHWRGSRSMDAPDRIHLNQIADRYNQLLAHPGSPVDATKIQEMLDTCIKAARNYRTQQFLPLEDYTNTPAPASTAWDTLVREEEWDEIQVLVSSAFQKLPVQGQMLFKLWLGLNLTQTNIANVLKNKYTSLETQYQVSRLLKSHTKNLLKDFAKEWNQINRDTLLAEKQLEQLKNYLHDCLRKQTQEIWYGCLAKILVRRSDFEKTILKLHYAEKLSLSQIAKTLAIPTSEIAPQIASIYREFRQAFINEIASYLDLLPESLMPVEETLGGFIEEWLQNTAQF; this is encoded by the coding sequence ATGAAAGTGCGCCAAGACATCGTTCAAAAATTTTCGACGTTTCTGAAGTTGGGGAACAGGGAAAGGTACCGCCAGTTTTTTTGGCAAACTGACCCCGAATTGGAACGTAACATCAAAAATCTGGAACAGTCAGATCCAAATGCTAAAGCCGAATTCTGGGCAAGACGTTTCTTGCAAGAGATGCAAAAAACATACCCAGCTAAACCCCACAGCGACTCCACTAAAGTACCTAATCAAATTCTTCCTAATTCCCTACCGGGAAGGCACTTATCAGCTTACTTACAAGATGTTTGCTTCTGGGCTGCTCAAAAACTTTGCCAAAGGTTACAGTTTATTAAGCACAAATACCCATTAGAAGAATGCTTTCAGATTGCCTGTTCGGTGGGTTATCAACCAGAAAAAGTTTTCCGTAACTTTAAATTCGACCATCCTAGTGCAAACACAGAGGTATTCGCCAAGGCTGTAATTTTTAGGATAATAAACAATCAGGTTTACGAAAGCGACTTAGAAGCCAAAAGAGGTAAATACTCCAATTATGGCCTTTTAAAAGATTTAACCAAGAAAGAATTAACCGAAGCGCTGGCAGCCCAAAGAAACCAACAGCTTAATATTGAACTTCATTGCTTAGCTTGGAAATGCTTTGATGAAATTTATCAGCCAAATCACTGGCGTGGTAGCCGGAGTATGGATGCTCCCGATCGAATACACTTGAACCAAATTGCCGATCGCTACAACCAACTCCTCGCTCATCCAGGTTCACCCGTTGACGCAACTAAAATTCAAGAAATGCTCGACACCTGTATTAAGGCAGCGCGGAATTATCGAACCCAACAGTTTCTTCCCCTAGAAGATTATACCAATACGCCTGCTCCCGCGTCTACAGCTTGGGATACTCTTGTTCGAGAAGAAGAATGGGATGAAATTCAGGTGCTAGTTTCCAGTGCCTTTCAAAAACTGCCTGTTCAGGGCCAAATGCTATTCAAACTATGGCTAGGGTTAAATCTAACCCAAACAAATATAGCTAATGTTCTCAAAAATAAGTATACAAGCCTAGAAACCCAGTATCAAGTTTCTCGGTTATTAAAAAGCCATACCAAAAATTTACTGAAAGACTTTGCTAAGGAATGGAATCAAATAAATCGAGATACCTTGCTCGCTGAAAAACAGCTTGAGCAACTTAAAAATTATCTGCATGATTGCCTACGAAAGCAGACTCAAGAAATATGGTATGGCTGTTTAGCAAAAATTCTCGTTCGGCGCAGTGATTTTGAGAAAACCATATTAAAATTACATTACGCAGAGAAATTATCCCTATCTCAAATAGCAAAAACCCTCGCGATTCCAACTTCAGAAATTGCTCCGCAAATAGCAAGTATCTACAGAGAGTTTCGACAAGCCTTTATTAACGAGATAGCCAGCTATTTGGATTTATTACCGGAGTCGCTGATGCCAGTTGAAGAAACTTTGGGTGGATTTATTGAAGAATGGCTGCAAAATACTGCTCAATTTTGA
- a CDS encoding aldo/keto reductase — translation MKITDLALPLIAPSNAIATVTDKSPQSDLPFYRKLGRTDLTVSCLGLGGGGGISSEDTLYAFDRGINYFFYSSDLHHYIYSSMADALRKLCDRRSSVREKVVLATVTYIKSPEAALAALLDQFVELRIDYIDVLFWGWIGTNDNQALQDCLQLSPDLRGKNSVYQRTIERMFGTSERLKKMGAVRYIGASFHDINLARQWLDSPLLDVVMVRHNVAHRSAQNQIFNQLNTRDSQRTGIVTFKSTGSHSGALWDIPAGLPAGCWQPSVPDLYRYSLSQNCVDVCLTGLRSREEIDVAIAGVQKGKLTPAELDYLNVYGDLHRNRLKVQEVPPERLLYCA, via the coding sequence ATGAAAATAACCGATCTCGCTTTACCATTAATCGCCCCTTCAAATGCGATCGCTACTGTAACTGATAAATCCCCACAATCTGATTTGCCGTTCTATCGTAAGCTTGGACGAACCGATTTAACTGTTAGCTGTTTGGGGTTAGGGGGTGGCGGCGGTATTTCTAGTGAGGATACTCTCTACGCTTTCGATCGTGGAATTAACTACTTTTTCTATTCCAGTGACTTGCACCACTATATCTACAGTTCGATGGCTGATGCGTTGCGAAAATTATGCGATCGCCGTTCATCAGTGCGAGAGAAAGTGGTGCTGGCGACGGTGACTTATATCAAAAGTCCAGAAGCAGCACTGGCAGCTTTATTGGATCAGTTTGTGGAACTGAGAATTGATTACATTGATGTGTTGTTTTGGGGTTGGATAGGCACTAATGACAATCAAGCTTTACAAGATTGTTTACAGCTTTCACCGGATTTAAGAGGTAAGAATTCTGTTTATCAGCGGACAATAGAAAGAATGTTTGGCACTTCCGAACGCCTCAAAAAAATGGGGGCTGTGCGTTATATAGGGGCTTCGTTCCACGATATCAATTTAGCTCGACAGTGGTTGGATAGTCCACTGTTAGATGTGGTGATGGTGAGGCATAATGTTGCACACCGTTCTGCTCAAAATCAGATTTTCAATCAGTTGAATACGCGAGATTCACAGCGAACGGGAATAGTTACTTTTAAGTCTACAGGTTCCCATTCCGGTGCGCTTTGGGATATTCCGGCTGGTTTACCTGCGGGATGTTGGCAACCTTCTGTACCGGATTTGTATCGCTATTCTTTGAGCCAAAACTGCGTGGATGTCTGTTTGACTGGGTTGCGAAGCCGGGAAGAGATTGATGTTGCGATCGCAGGTGTTCAAAAAGGTAAATTAACGCCTGCTGAATTGGATTATCTCAATGTTTATGGCGATTTGCACCGTAACCGTTTGAAGGTGCAAGAAGTGCCGCCGGAACGATTGCTGTACTGTGCTTAA
- a CDS encoding T3SS effector HopA1 family protein, with amino-acid sequence MQLIDFPQTQQQNSAESKLLDTLQDIIKLQIQPNFCILHPDYKPLELPLEIVNRFKGMPTEVQNRYINLQLRSFLYGIHYNGSLKTALDPDANSDAKSLYQNLENNTILGVDLAFYERLHESNDGEGYFDPDWVVVRQESDGTLAVNKGGLTLHIERERHLQPSEQNAGIGDFVAIRMPKNFVQNGFYMAVGNGGPQSHNADKPLETVRVYFNLTPEGAVGVMGKLTHLLNAISIPFTFKVLYNPGDYGRYDSGVLYFEKSNYEAVRLILQTVYIEEKAHFKTEIPLFTKPLAPGLGLAEEPDCKFAAQESFGMNRCQIVANGLLEAWQKGDELPEARMTAIFQHFSLVGIDWQRAYLNANSEDIYTPLEL; translated from the coding sequence ATGCAACTAATTGATTTTCCTCAAACTCAACAACAAAATTCTGCTGAAAGCAAATTGCTAGATACTCTGCAAGACATCATCAAACTTCAGATTCAGCCTAACTTCTGTATTCTTCATCCTGATTACAAACCTTTAGAACTTCCTTTGGAGATAGTCAACCGATTTAAAGGAATGCCAACAGAAGTACAAAATCGGTATATCAATTTGCAACTTCGCAGTTTTCTGTATGGTATTCATTATAACGGTTCCCTAAAAACTGCGCTCGATCCAGATGCAAATTCAGATGCCAAATCTTTGTATCAAAATTTAGAAAATAACACTATTCTTGGAGTAGATTTAGCTTTTTACGAACGATTGCACGAAAGTAACGATGGCGAAGGCTACTTCGATCCTGATTGGGTTGTAGTGAGGCAAGAAAGTGATGGCACTTTAGCTGTAAATAAAGGTGGTTTGACTTTACATATTGAGCGAGAACGCCATCTTCAACCAAGCGAACAAAACGCTGGCATTGGTGATTTTGTAGCGATTCGGATGCCCAAAAATTTCGTTCAAAACGGATTTTACATGGCAGTAGGGAATGGGGGGCCCCAAAGTCATAATGCAGATAAACCTTTGGAAACAGTGCGCGTTTACTTTAATTTAACGCCTGAAGGTGCAGTTGGAGTTATGGGTAAGCTGACTCACCTGCTGAACGCTATTTCAATTCCCTTCACTTTTAAAGTGTTATACAACCCAGGTGATTACGGACGCTATGACTCTGGAGTTCTTTACTTTGAAAAAAGCAACTATGAAGCAGTCAGGCTAATTTTACAAACTGTTTATATAGAGGAGAAAGCACATTTTAAAACAGAAATCCCTTTATTTACAAAACCGCTAGCGCCTGGTTTAGGGTTAGCAGAAGAACCAGACTGCAAATTTGCAGCCCAAGAAAGCTTCGGGATGAACCGCTGCCAAATAGTGGCTAATGGTTTATTGGAAGCTTGGCAGAAAGGAGATGAGTTACCAGAAGCGCGAATGACTGCTATTTTTCAGCACTTCTCGCTGGTGGGAATTGACTGGCAGCGTGCCTATCTCAATGCGAATTCTGAAGATATTTACACACCTTTAGAACTATGA
- a CDS encoding DUF1822 family protein — MTFVFDDLVEIYPDQLWLEFSLEDQKKAWQQTEEQGYSNQSARWNAFLNQLCLNTFMTWLKTNSDLKSSPQIWPQMAELPTFWEVVNGTSILLNETRLLLVPSDKSNLKEFSIPQEWVDIPDWVADYYLAVQLQLEERWMRVWGYVTSEQICNDGNYDKQDRTYTLDREDLIEDLNVLSVKQELFSRKKVKISPLPTLPPNQTEALLAQLSQSSPYSPRLNIPFEQWGALLANEKNRQQLYRQRLGVTQKHSTVNLGDWLQNIFQSSWQSVDALLTSDSGNLTFSFRQAKTAAREREVSVEGVKLIDLGLALGNRTVALLVGLIPEEKEKVGIRVQVHPTYQETYLPPNLKLTLLSQTGATLQEIQSRTQDNYIQLKRFKCPVGKSFSIEVSFNDVSIREKFAIETLAE; from the coding sequence ATGACTTTTGTTTTTGATGATTTAGTGGAAATTTACCCCGACCAGCTATGGTTAGAGTTTTCATTAGAAGACCAGAAAAAGGCATGGCAGCAAACAGAAGAACAAGGATACTCTAACCAATCTGCGCGTTGGAATGCCTTCTTAAACCAACTTTGTCTCAATACCTTTATGACTTGGTTAAAAACTAATTCAGATCTAAAATCATCACCCCAAATATGGCCGCAAATGGCTGAATTGCCAACTTTTTGGGAAGTGGTAAATGGTACATCTATTTTATTGAATGAAACGCGATTGCTGCTAGTTCCCAGCGATAAAAGCAATCTCAAAGAATTTTCCATACCCCAAGAATGGGTTGATATTCCCGACTGGGTAGCTGACTATTATCTAGCGGTACAGTTACAATTGGAAGAACGTTGGATGCGGGTATGGGGATATGTTACCTCCGAACAAATTTGCAATGATGGAAATTACGACAAGCAGGATAGAACCTACACTTTGGATAGAGAGGATTTAATAGAAGACTTAAACGTATTATCAGTAAAGCAGGAGCTTTTTTCCCGTAAAAAGGTAAAAATTAGTCCTTTACCAACTTTGCCTCCAAACCAAACAGAAGCTTTACTCGCTCAACTAAGTCAGTCTAGTCCATATTCTCCTAGATTAAATATTCCCTTTGAACAGTGGGGTGCATTATTAGCTAATGAAAAAAATCGCCAGCAATTGTATCGACAGCGGCTAGGGGTTACACAGAAACATTCTACAGTAAATTTAGGTGATTGGTTACAGAATATCTTTCAGTCAAGTTGGCAGTCAGTTGATGCACTCCTAACTTCAGATTCAGGAAATTTAACTTTTAGCTTTCGACAAGCTAAAACCGCTGCTAGGGAAAGAGAAGTATCGGTTGAGGGTGTAAAATTAATTGATTTGGGCTTAGCTTTAGGAAATCGAACTGTTGCCTTGCTGGTTGGCTTGATACCGGAAGAAAAAGAAAAAGTGGGGATTCGAGTACAGGTGCATCCTACCTACCAAGAAACTTATTTACCGCCAAATCTAAAATTAACCTTGCTATCTCAAACAGGAGCAACTCTTCAGGAAATTCAATCCCGCACCCAAGATAACTACATTCAGCTAAAACGTTTTAAATGCCCGGTAGGAAAATCTTTTAGCATTGAAGTTAGCTTCAACGATGTGAGTATTCGGGAAAAGTTTGCTATTGAAACACTAGCAGAATAA
- a CDS encoding C39 family peptidase gives MFDSFVPDVAKPFDSCVNPSGTGFGNLEPIDSITPQSALKNLIAGGGSKAEISPALPTAGGDDSIILLNKSLLSLNADVVTQTSSNSCQQAESLSVDSLTGVAISPEPNSDLHFLPIVQEAVQKVRDALTGLAADPDFDAKMNVAFGDNFDTKVAREIVEKFAKGDFSELPQIEILPSVVINGANGAFAKETNTVYLASDFVAKNANNSEAIASVLLEENGHYIDSQINIKDAAGDEGDIFARVVQGKNISASELAALKAEDDRATVTFDGKDIQIEQAKSFAAGDRVIDIIRQERGSWVDKSRDAEVVLSKGDWTFNQPTGLPNMDAMNGDFVNLITGDFDGNGLTDFIRQEKGSWVNGVNDAQVYLATGKGTFKSPIQMTDMAAMNGNFVNLVAGDFNGDFKTDIIRQEKGTWIDGYRDAEIYISNGDGTFKNPVLMNNASAMNGNFVNLIVGDFTGGGADDIIRQEKGNWVDGNNDVQYYTFSQGNFKFQANLPNMGAMNGNFVNLVAGDFNGDRVTDLIRQEKGSWGDGNRDAEICISNGTWGFKSITTMNNASVMNGDYVNLIVGDLTGGGADDIIRQEKGNWVNGSNDVEFLTYSNSNFVKVKDAPNMSELNGNYVTLVPGLFGTSSGINSTGNTLPNSTQQADPFFKLQYWNSKYNPDGPNSSTNCGPASLAMVMKTLGREPANISTETSIDYARYLMFGYSNGTKQGVPVLDQDNVWTNFDQVKAGIQKAGGIAEQLTGWDALDRSLNAEKPVISFGNLTNAWRQQFPNRVGSGSGGHWNAILGKTSDGKYIVADPMHEGGAVAMTRNQLAVFTYNGYPEFIAFARN, from the coding sequence ATGTTTGATTCTTTTGTGCCCGATGTAGCTAAACCTTTCGACTCTTGCGTTAATCCTTCTGGTACTGGTTTTGGTAATTTAGAACCGATTGACAGTATTACTCCCCAGTCAGCGCTAAAAAATTTAATTGCGGGGGGTGGAAGTAAAGCGGAAATTAGCCCTGCACTGCCAACTGCTGGAGGCGACGATAGCATTATCCTGCTTAACAAATCGCTTCTATCTCTCAACGCTGATGTGGTGACACAAACCAGTAGCAACAGCTGCCAGCAAGCCGAGAGTTTATCTGTAGATTCTCTCACGGGTGTCGCGATCTCACCTGAACCAAATAGCGATTTGCACTTTTTACCGATCGTACAGGAAGCCGTGCAAAAAGTTCGCGATGCTCTGACGGGATTGGCAGCTGACCCAGATTTTGATGCAAAAATGAATGTGGCTTTTGGCGATAATTTTGATACTAAGGTAGCCAGGGAAATTGTCGAAAAGTTTGCTAAAGGAGATTTTAGCGAACTTCCCCAAATAGAGATCTTACCATCTGTGGTAATTAATGGAGCGAATGGTGCTTTTGCAAAAGAAACCAATACTGTTTATTTAGCAAGTGATTTTGTAGCTAAGAATGCTAATAATTCCGAAGCAATTGCCAGCGTATTATTGGAAGAGAACGGACATTACATAGACTCGCAGATCAATATCAAAGATGCTGCTGGTGATGAAGGAGATATTTTTGCCAGAGTCGTTCAAGGAAAGAATATTAGTGCAAGTGAACTGGCAGCCCTAAAGGCTGAGGATGATAGGGCTACTGTTACTTTCGATGGGAAGGATATTCAGATAGAACAAGCAAAATCATTTGCTGCTGGCGATCGCGTAATTGATATTATCCGCCAAGAAAGAGGTTCTTGGGTAGATAAATCGCGAGATGCTGAAGTAGTTCTCTCCAAAGGGGATTGGACTTTTAACCAGCCCACAGGATTACCTAATATGGATGCCATGAACGGTGATTTCGTCAACCTAATCACCGGAGACTTTGATGGGAATGGTTTAACTGACTTTATCCGCCAAGAAAAAGGTAGTTGGGTGAATGGTGTTAACGATGCTCAAGTTTATCTTGCCACAGGAAAAGGAACTTTTAAGAGTCCAATCCAAATGACTGATATGGCAGCGATGAATGGTAACTTTGTAAATTTAGTAGCGGGAGACTTTAACGGAGATTTCAAAACAGATATTATCCGACAAGAAAAAGGTACTTGGATAGATGGTTATCGAGATGCTGAAATTTACATATCAAATGGTGATGGCACTTTCAAAAATCCCGTCTTAATGAATAATGCCTCCGCAATGAATGGCAATTTTGTCAATCTGATTGTCGGTGATTTTACTGGCGGCGGCGCTGATGACATCATCCGACAAGAAAAAGGTAATTGGGTAGATGGTAACAATGATGTTCAATACTACACCTTCTCTCAAGGTAACTTCAAATTCCAAGCAAATTTACCTAATATGGGTGCGATGAATGGCAATTTTGTAAATTTAGTTGCTGGAGACTTTAATGGCGATCGCGTCACTGACTTGATCCGTCAAGAAAAAGGTTCCTGGGGGGATGGTAATCGGGATGCTGAAATCTGTATTTCTAATGGAACCTGGGGCTTTAAGTCCATAACTACTATGAATAATGCTTCAGTCATGAATGGCGATTATGTCAATTTAATTGTTGGTGATTTAACGGGTGGTGGCGCTGATGACATCATTCGCCAAGAAAAAGGTAATTGGGTTAATGGTAGTAATGATGTTGAATTTTTGACCTACTCTAACAGTAACTTCGTCAAAGTAAAAGATGCGCCTAATATGTCTGAATTGAATGGCAATTATGTCACTTTGGTTCCAGGCTTATTTGGAACGTCTTCTGGCATCAATAGTACGGGTAATACATTGCCAAATAGCACGCAACAGGCTGATCCTTTCTTCAAACTTCAATACTGGAATTCAAAATATAACCCCGATGGGCCTAATAGCAGTACTAACTGTGGCCCTGCCAGCTTAGCTATGGTGATGAAAACGCTAGGTCGTGAACCAGCTAATATCAGCACTGAAACCAGTATAGATTATGCTCGTTACCTAATGTTCGGCTATTCTAACGGTACAAAACAAGGTGTTCCAGTCCTAGATCAAGACAACGTATGGACTAATTTCGATCAAGTCAAAGCGGGTATCCAAAAGGCAGGCGGAATAGCAGAACAGCTAACAGGATGGGATGCTTTAGATCGCAGTCTAAATGCAGAAAAACCAGTTATATCTTTTGGAAATTTAACTAATGCCTGGCGTCAACAGTTCCCTAACAGAGTAGGTAGTGGTTCTGGTGGTCACTGGAACGCAATTCTTGGCAAAACATCCGATGGCAAATATATTGTTGCCGATCCGATGCACGAGGGCGGCGCAGTTGCAATGACAAGAAATCAACTTGCTGTTTTCACCTATAACGGCTACCCCGAATTTATTGCTTTTGCTCGTAACTAA
- a CDS encoding phosphotransferase family protein, which produces MTLLLSLQNIANYLISQSLGIQSEQDKVETEPMSAKNFNLLVKFPNNRKLLVKQERHDREGKTAGEFLNEWRIQEFLQRFSELGNLRPLLPVVLHFDAENSIIVFKYLDDYRDLADFYAKENVFPSAIASSIGNIIATIHRSTFNRQNYRDFFSQDSEAELKDQVPNLIRSLERITPEIFGLVPADGIKFFVLYQRYESLAQAMAELSTAYNPCCLTHNDLKLNNILLHQDWQQSNQNIVRLIDWERSAWGDPGFDLGTLIASYLLMWLSSLVISQTLTIEESLRLAATPLEQIQPSISAMTVAYFDTFPEIVEHRPDFLKRVVQFAGLALIQQIQAMIQYQKSFGNTGICMLQVAKSLLCRPEQSMSTVFGNAAATLTQINQAA; this is translated from the coding sequence ATGACACTGCTTTTAAGCTTGCAAAACATTGCTAATTATTTAATTAGTCAGAGCCTTGGTATCCAATCAGAACAAGATAAAGTTGAAACAGAACCAATGTCTGCTAAAAACTTTAACTTGTTAGTGAAGTTTCCCAATAATCGTAAACTATTAGTCAAACAAGAACGACACGATCGGGAAGGAAAAACCGCTGGTGAATTTCTCAACGAATGGCGAATTCAAGAATTTTTACAGCGATTTTCCGAATTAGGCAACCTTCGTCCATTATTGCCAGTAGTGTTACATTTTGATGCTGAAAATTCTATCATTGTTTTCAAATACCTGGATGACTATCGCGATTTAGCTGATTTCTATGCAAAAGAGAATGTTTTTCCGAGTGCGATCGCATCTTCAATCGGCAATATCATAGCCACCATCCACCGTTCAACTTTCAACCGCCAAAATTATCGAGATTTCTTTTCTCAAGATAGTGAAGCTGAACTAAAAGACCAAGTTCCTAACTTAATTCGGAGCTTAGAACGAATCACTCCAGAAATCTTTGGTTTAGTTCCCGCCGATGGTATTAAATTCTTCGTTCTCTACCAACGCTATGAAAGCCTCGCACAAGCAATGGCAGAACTTTCTACTGCTTACAACCCTTGTTGCTTAACTCACAACGACCTAAAACTAAACAACATCCTTCTTCACCAAGATTGGCAACAATCTAACCAAAATATTGTCCGGCTAATTGATTGGGAACGTTCTGCTTGGGGAGATCCCGGATTTGATCTAGGAACTTTAATTGCTAGCTACCTGCTAATGTGGTTAAGTAGCTTAGTTATTAGTCAGACACTCACTATCGAAGAATCGTTACGATTAGCAGCAACTCCCCTCGAACAGATTCAGCCTTCAATTAGTGCTATGACTGTAGCTTATTTTGATACATTCCCAGAAATAGTAGAACATCGCCCCGATTTCTTAAAGCGAGTTGTGCAATTCGCTGGTTTGGCATTAATTCAACAAATTCAAGCCATGATTCAATACCAAAAATCTTTTGGTAATACGGGAATTTGTATGCTCCAAGTTGCTAAAAGCTTGCTATGTCGTCCCGAACAATCAATGTCAACTGTTTTCGGCAATGCTGCTGCAACGCTAACTCAAATCAACCAAGCTGCTTAA
- a CDS encoding peptidylprolyl isomerase produces MPETLEKLVLPEISPATDEAVVAYLRHSFKFAEIAALAERDTLILSACQQLGITISDEELQAAGDAFRLEHKLLGASETLAWLKQQRISVEDWSQGIRVSLLTQKLKEHLFGEAVDNHYITSRDDYRRVALSQILVRDLTEALKIAQALRVENGSFCALALEYSKGKQSQQNAGFVGIRFLAELLPEIGKAVAEAKEGEVVGPIQTKLGYHILRVEKWFAAELSEVREQVLESLFQGWLQTAISSDVGAEMR; encoded by the coding sequence ATGCCAGAAACTTTGGAAAAATTGGTATTGCCAGAAATTTCTCCTGCAACTGATGAAGCTGTTGTTGCCTACCTGCGTCATTCTTTCAAATTTGCTGAAATCGCAGCACTGGCTGAACGGGATACCCTAATTTTGTCAGCCTGCCAACAGCTTGGCATCACTATTTCTGATGAAGAATTGCAAGCAGCAGGGGATGCTTTTCGCTTGGAACACAAGTTGCTGGGTGCGTCTGAAACCTTGGCTTGGCTGAAACAACAGCGAATTAGTGTAGAAGATTGGTCGCAAGGAATTCGAGTATCGTTACTGACGCAGAAGTTGAAAGAGCATCTTTTTGGGGAAGCGGTAGATAATCATTACATAACCAGCCGGGATGATTATCGGCGGGTGGCTCTGTCTCAAATTTTAGTGCGCGATTTGACAGAAGCATTGAAAATTGCCCAAGCGCTGCGGGTGGAAAATGGTTCTTTCTGTGCGTTGGCTTTGGAATACTCGAAGGGGAAGCAGTCGCAACAAAATGCTGGCTTTGTGGGGATTCGGTTTTTGGCGGAATTGCTACCGGAGATTGGAAAGGCTGTTGCTGAGGCGAAGGAAGGCGAGGTAGTTGGGCCGATTCAGACAAAGTTAGGATATCACATTTTGAGAGTAGAGAAGTGGTTTGCGGCTGAATTGAGTGAAGTCAGGGAACAGGTTTTGGAATCGCTGTTTCAGGGTTGGTTACAAACGGCAATCAGTTCTGATGTTGGTGCTGAAATGCGTTAA